The Callospermophilus lateralis isolate mCalLat2 chromosome 3, mCalLat2.hap1, whole genome shotgun sequence genome has a segment encoding these proteins:
- the Kcnk15 gene encoding potassium channel subfamily K member 15 produces MWTARASARTAALLLCVLCYLLAGAAVFDALESEAESGRRRLLAQKRGEFRRRFGFSAEDYRELERLARQAEPHRAGRQWRFAGSFYFAITVITTIGYGHVAPGTDSGKVFCMFYALLGIPLTLVTFQSLGERLNALVRCLLLGAKRCLGLPRPHVSTENMVVAGLLACAATLALGAATFSHFEGWSFFHAYYYCFITLTTIGFGDFVALQSEEALQRKPPYVAFSFLYILLGLTVIGAFLNLVVLRFLAASAEGPQRAARLAGSLHRAAPESHARPRRAAGPGGSICGSCRRIRQLERCARDNLAFSPPSSPVAVRGSRADRPRARSI; encoded by the exons ATGTGGACGGCGCGGGCGAGCGCGCGCACCGCGGCGCTGCTGCTCTGCGTCCTGTGCTACCTGCTGGCGGGCGCCGCCGTCTTCGACGCGCTCGAGTCCGAGGCGGAGAGCGGCCGGCGGCGGCTGCTGGCCCAGAAGCGCGGCGAGTTCCGGAGGAGGTTCGGCTTCTCGGCCGAGGACTACCGCGAGCTGGAGCGCCTGGCGCGGCAGGCGGAGCCGCACCGCGCCGGCCGCCAGTGGAGGTTCGCCGGCTCCTTCTACTTCGCCATCACCGTCATCACCACCATCG GGTATGGCCACGTGGCGCCAGGCACGGACTCGGGCAAGGTGTTCTGCATGTTCTACGCCCTCCTGGGCATCCCCCTGACGCTGGTCACCTTCCAGAGCCTGGGCGAGCGGCTGAACGCGCTGGTGCGGTGCCTCCTGCTGGGGGCCAAGCGCTGCCTGGGCCTGCCACGGCCCCACGTGTCCACCGAGAACATGGTGGTGGCCGGTCTGCTGGCGTGCGCCGCCACCCTGGCGCTCGGGGCCGCCACCTTCTCGCACTTCGAGGGCTGGTCCTTCTTCCACGCCTACTACTACTGCTTCATCACCCTCACCACCATCGGCTTCGGGGACTTCGTGGCGCTGCAGAGCGAGGAGGCCCTGCAGAGGAAGCCGCCCTACGTGGCCTTCAGCTTCCTCTACATCCTGCTGGGGCTCACCGTCATCGGCGCCTTTCTCAACCTCGTCGTCCTGCGCTTCCTGGCCGCCAGCGCGGAGGGGCCCCAGCGCGCTGCCCGCCTGGCCGGCTCGCTTCACCGGGCGGCGCCCGAGAGCCACGCGCGGCCCCGCCGAGCCGCCGGCCCCGGGGGCTCCATCTGCGGCTCCTGCCGCCGCATCCGGCAGCTGGAGAGGTGCGCGCGCGACAATCTGGCCTTCTCGCCCCCCTCGAGCCCTGTGGCCGTGCGCGGCAGCAGGGCAGACAGGCCCCGGGCCCGGTCCATCTGA